The following proteins are encoded in a genomic region of Streptococcus cristatus AS 1.3089:
- the comGE gene encoding competence type IV pilus minor pilin ComGE: MKASILLEALVAMAVFAAIASLLLGQISQSRQEQTRLLQEEEVLRVARMAMQTGQENLTVNGITVRQVKTDQQLTVYHQEEKVLSVKKR, encoded by the coding sequence ATGAAGGCTAGCATTTTGCTGGAGGCTCTGGTGGCAATGGCGGTTTTTGCAGCTATTGCCAGCCTCCTGCTTGGCCAGATTAGTCAGTCGCGGCAGGAACAGACTCGTTTATTGCAGGAGGAGGAAGTGCTGCGTGTTGCTCGGATGGCCATGCAGACGGGGCAGGAAAATCTAACGGTCAACGGCATCACAGTCCGTCAAGTCAAGACCGACCAGCAATTAACCGTCTACCACCAAGAGGAGAAGGTGCTCAGTGTTAAAAAACGTTAA
- the comGD gene encoding competence type IV pilus minor pilin ComGD, whose translation MEKTVVKLVQLRIKAFTLLESLLALFVVSFILLGLSGSVQAGFNQVQEQLFFLEFEHLYQESQKLSLAGHEKIKLTISERKISNGYQQVEFPKTLQEHAPQTIQFDQAGGNSSLSKIVFQTEDKRVVYQLYIGNGKFKKTTNEG comes from the coding sequence ATGGAAAAAACAGTAGTGAAGCTCGTGCAGTTGCGGATTAAGGCTTTTACGCTGCTGGAAAGTCTCCTGGCTCTATTTGTGGTCAGCTTCATTTTATTAGGTCTATCTGGCTCTGTTCAGGCTGGTTTCAATCAAGTGCAGGAGCAATTATTTTTCCTGGAATTTGAGCATCTTTATCAGGAGAGTCAAAAGCTGAGTCTGGCTGGGCATGAAAAGATAAAGCTGACCATTTCGGAGCGTAAGATTTCCAATGGCTACCAGCAGGTGGAGTTTCCCAAGACCTTGCAGGAGCATGCTCCTCAGACCATTCAGTTTGATCAGGCTGGCGGGAATTCTTCGCTCAGCAAGATTGTTTTTCAAACGGAGGATAAAAGGGTTGTTTACCAGCTTTATATTGGCAACGGAAAATTTAAAAAGACGACGAATGAAGGCTAG
- the comGC gene encoding competence type IV pilus major pilin ComGC → MKKLKALKVKAFTLVEMLVVLLIISVLMLLFVPNLTKQKDTISESGNAAVVKVVESQAELYELKNVNEKATLGKLVADGRITDKQVASYKAYYGKNSSEARAVAD, encoded by the coding sequence ATGAAAAAATTAAAAGCTTTGAAGGTTAAAGCCTTCACTCTGGTGGAAATGTTAGTTGTCCTGTTAATCATCAGCGTCTTGATGCTCTTGTTTGTTCCGAATTTGACTAAGCAAAAGGATACTATCTCAGAAAGCGGCAATGCGGCCGTAGTCAAGGTGGTAGAAAGTCAGGCTGAGCTTTATGAATTGAAGAATGTTAATGAAAAAGCTACTCTAGGAAAATTGGTTGCTGATGGTCGGATTACCGATAAGCAGGTGGCATCCTATAAGGCTTACTATGGAAAAAACAGTAGTGAAGCTCGTGCAGTTGCGGATTAA
- the comGB gene encoding competence type IV pilus assembly protein ComGB — protein sequence MDISQLIKGRRKKLSTPKQKKIIELFRNLFTSGFHLAEIVDFLRRSALLEEIYVSEMRSGLAAGQSFSQIMKRLGFSDNVVTQLSLSELHGNLNLSLGKIEDYLENLSKVRKKLVEVGTYPLMLLGFLVLIMLGLRNYLLPQLDSQNMATQFIHYLPQIFLGGVLVLGLLICSGWFYYRKSSKMGFFSCLAKFPFVGTLVRAYLTAYYAREWGNMIGQGLELSQIFLIMQDQPSQLFQELGRDLEAALGAGQGYAEKVGTYPFFKKELALIIEYGEVKSKLGDELELYAEKTWEEFFLRINRAMNLIQPLVFVFVALVIVLLYAAMLLPIYQNMEIQL from the coding sequence ATGGACATATCACAGCTGATCAAAGGCAGGCGGAAAAAATTATCTACGCCTAAGCAAAAGAAGATTATCGAGCTGTTTCGTAATCTCTTTACCAGTGGTTTTCATTTGGCGGAGATTGTCGACTTCCTGCGCCGAAGTGCCCTTTTAGAAGAAATTTATGTCTCAGAAATGCGTTCGGGTTTGGCTGCTGGCCAGTCGTTTTCGCAGATTATGAAGCGTTTGGGCTTTTCAGATAATGTGGTCACCCAGCTGTCTTTATCAGAGCTGCATGGAAATCTAAATCTTAGTTTGGGTAAAATCGAAGATTATTTAGAAAATCTTTCGAAAGTCCGTAAGAAATTGGTTGAGGTGGGGACTTATCCCTTGATGCTGCTTGGGTTTTTGGTGCTAATTATGCTGGGCTTGCGCAACTACCTTCTGCCTCAGCTGGATAGTCAAAATATGGCCACTCAGTTCATTCATTATCTACCGCAAATCTTTTTGGGAGGTGTTCTGGTGCTGGGCTTGCTGATTTGCAGTGGCTGGTTCTATTATCGCAAGAGCTCTAAGATGGGATTTTTCAGTTGTTTGGCCAAGTTTCCTTTTGTTGGCACCTTAGTGCGGGCCTATCTGACAGCCTACTATGCGCGTGAATGGGGCAATATGATTGGGCAAGGGCTGGAATTGAGTCAGATTTTTCTCATCATGCAGGACCAGCCGTCTCAGCTCTTTCAGGAGCTGGGGCGAGACTTGGAGGCGGCTCTAGGTGCAGGTCAGGGTTATGCCGAGAAGGTCGGGACCTATCCCTTCTTTAAGAAAGAGTTGGCCTTAATCATTGAATACGGCGAGGTCAAGTCCAAGTTGGGCGACGAATTGGAGCTATATGCCGAAAAGACTTGGGAAGAGTTTTTCCTGAGAATCAATCGTGCCATGAATTTGATTCAGCCTCTCGTCTTTGTCTTTGTCGCCCTCGTGATCGTTTTACTTTATGCAGCCATGTTGCTGCCAATTTATCAGAATATGGAGATTCAATTATGA
- the comGA gene encoding competence type IV pilus ATPase ComGA — MVQKIAKEMIQLARQEAAQDIYLIPKSSCYELYMRVGDERRFIQTYDFDLLSSVISHFKFVSGMNVGEKRRSQLGSCDYDCGDVTVSLRLSTVGDYRGYESLVIRLLHDEERELRFWFDNLPDLRKKVNSRGLYLFSGPVGSGKTTLMHQLAQMRFGQQQVMSIEDPVEIKQENMLQLQLNETIGMTYDSLIKLSLRHRPDLLIIGEIRDQETARAVVRASLTGATVFSTIHAKSIRGVYERLLELGVSEDELRMVLQGVCYQRLIGGGGVIDFVNQDYQKHEASLWNQQIDQLFADGHITADQRQAEKIIYA, encoded by the coding sequence ATGGTTCAAAAAATTGCAAAGGAAATGATTCAATTGGCCAGGCAGGAAGCGGCCCAAGATATCTATCTGATTCCCAAGAGTTCCTGCTATGAGCTTTATATGCGGGTGGGGGATGAGCGGCGTTTTATTCAGACCTATGATTTTGATTTACTGTCGTCAGTCATCAGCCATTTTAAGTTTGTCTCGGGCATGAATGTTGGAGAGAAGAGGCGCAGCCAGCTAGGCTCCTGCGATTATGATTGTGGAGATGTGACGGTCTCGCTTCGTCTATCAACTGTCGGCGATTACCGTGGCTATGAGAGTCTGGTGATTCGGCTCTTACACGATGAGGAGCGTGAGTTGCGTTTCTGGTTTGACAATCTGCCTGATCTTCGTAAAAAAGTAAATTCTCGCGGCCTTTATCTGTTTTCAGGGCCAGTTGGCAGTGGAAAGACGACGCTGATGCACCAGCTGGCTCAGATGAGATTTGGGCAGCAACAGGTCATGTCTATCGAAGACCCTGTTGAAATCAAGCAGGAAAACATGCTCCAGCTTCAACTGAATGAAACCATCGGCATGACCTACGACAGCCTCATCAAGCTATCTCTACGTCACCGACCAGATCTCTTGATTATCGGTGAAATCCGCGACCAAGAAACGGCTCGTGCGGTGGTAAGGGCTAGTTTGACAGGCGCCACAGTCTTTTCAACTATCCATGCCAAGAGCATTCGCGGAGTGTATGAGCGCCTGCTGGAGCTGGGTGTCAGTGAGGACGAGCTGCGCATGGTGTTACAGGGCGTTTGTTATCAGCGCTTAATCGGGGGAGGAGGTGTGATCGACTTTGTCAACCAAGACTATCAAAAGCACGAAGCCAGTCTCTGGAACCAGCAGATTGACCAGCTTTTTGCAGATGGACATATCACAGCTGATCAAAGGCAGGCGGAAAAAATTATCTACGCCTAA
- a CDS encoding DUF1033 family protein, with amino-acid sequence MYSVIEMYGDYEPWWFLDGWEEDIIEKRYFDDYYTALKYYKNRWLEMSEASPLYKSRSDLMTIFWDPTDQRWCEECNEEIQQYHSLLLLENERKIPKTKYRPGYRKQNATEKHRICKIKVRAR; translated from the coding sequence ATGTACAGCGTAATAGAAATGTATGGCGATTATGAGCCCTGGTGGTTTTTAGACGGTTGGGAGGAGGATATCATTGAGAAAAGGTATTTCGATGATTATTATACCGCCCTCAAATACTATAAGAACCGCTGGCTAGAGATGTCTGAGGCGTCGCCACTTTATAAAAGCCGCAGTGATCTGATGACGATTTTCTGGGATCCGACCGATCAACGTTGGTGTGAGGAGTGCAATGAAGAGATTCAGCAATACCACTCCCTGCTTTTGTTAGAAAATGAACGCAAGATCCCCAAGACCAAGTATCGTCCAGGCTACCGCAAGCAAAATGCCACTGAAAAACACCGTATTTGCAAAATAAAAGTGCGGGCTAGGTAG
- a CDS encoding CapA family protein has product MEKRSEIKRQAAGSNRAFILALLGAVFVSAAAILFFQSIMGIPKGSGRNVAKDAPKSSSVAGKKDDSKRVRIMANGDLLYHDGLYMSAQKADGSYDFSENFTYVKDWLQQGDLVLGDFEGTIRSDYPLGGYPLFNAPEAVVPAIKDAGYQVVDLAHNHILDSGLEGVFTTAKAFEDHGISPVGVYTHKNRDKSPILIKDVKGIKIAILAYSYGFNGLESNLSQEEVDHHLSTFDEEKMKAEIEQAEKEADITVVMPQTGVEYQLEPNEEQVELYHKMVDWGADIIFGGHPHVVQPSEVLEKDGQKKLIIYSMGNFISNQRIETMAGVDTAEWTERGVLMDVTIEKTDKGTIIKTAQAHPSWVSRVEKGTYSPEGYPLYTYQTLILEDFIEGGKYRNQLDQATKDRIDTAYKEMKEHVHLNWK; this is encoded by the coding sequence ATGGAGAAAAGATCTGAAATCAAGCGACAAGCAGCAGGAAGTAACCGTGCTTTTATCCTTGCCCTGTTGGGAGCGGTATTTGTATCAGCGGCAGCAATTTTATTCTTCCAAAGCATCATGGGGATTCCTAAGGGAAGCGGTAGGAATGTTGCTAAAGATGCTCCCAAGTCCTCCTCGGTAGCAGGAAAGAAGGATGACTCGAAAAGGGTGCGCATTATGGCTAATGGCGACCTTTTATATCATGATGGGCTTTATATGAGCGCTCAAAAAGCCGATGGTAGCTATGATTTTTCGGAAAATTTCACCTATGTCAAGGACTGGCTCCAGCAAGGTGACTTGGTCTTGGGGGATTTTGAAGGAACCATTCGCTCGGACTATCCTTTGGGAGGCTATCCGCTTTTCAATGCTCCAGAGGCTGTTGTGCCCGCCATCAAAGATGCTGGCTACCAAGTAGTGGATCTGGCCCATAATCACATTCTAGACTCAGGGCTTGAGGGAGTCTTTACGACTGCCAAAGCCTTTGAAGATCACGGAATTAGCCCAGTCGGTGTCTATACTCACAAAAACAGGGATAAATCGCCTATCCTGATCAAAGATGTAAAAGGCATCAAGATTGCTATTCTGGCTTACTCCTATGGTTTTAATGGCTTGGAGTCCAATCTCAGCCAGGAGGAGGTTGATCATCACCTGTCTACCTTTGATGAAGAGAAGATGAAGGCGGAGATTGAGCAGGCGGAGAAAGAAGCGGACATTACAGTAGTCATGCCGCAGACAGGGGTCGAATACCAGCTGGAGCCAAATGAGGAGCAGGTCGAGCTCTATCACAAGATGGTGGACTGGGGAGCAGATATCATTTTTGGTGGGCATCCGCACGTGGTGCAGCCTTCAGAAGTCCTTGAAAAAGATGGTCAGAAGAAGTTGATTATCTACTCTATGGGGAATTTTATCTCTAACCAGCGGATTGAAACCATGGCTGGTGTGGATACGGCTGAGTGGACCGAGCGTGGTGTCTTGATGGATGTTACCATTGAAAAGACGGACAAGGGGACCATTATCAAGACAGCTCAGGCGCATCCAAGCTGGGTTAGCCGTGTGGAAAAGGGAACTTACTCACCAGAGGGTTACCCGCTTTACACTTATCAAACTCTTATCTTAGAAGATTTCATCGAGGGTGGAAAATATCGCAATCAGCTGGATCAGGCGACCAAAGATCGGATTGATACAGCCTATAAGGAAATGAAAGAGCATGTGCATCTGAATTGGAAATAA
- the comW gene encoding sigma(X)-activator ComW, with protein sequence MEIQEIYNQFRDYYGELEAEYAHCQKASMEWESLHLRYLIYYLMRYGIGEMKFFNAYHYRAAYRWYLQSLMLSST encoded by the coding sequence ATGGAAATTCAAGAAATATATAATCAATTCAGAGATTACTATGGGGAGCTTGAGGCTGAGTATGCTCATTGTCAAAAGGCTAGTATGGAGTGGGAAAGTCTGCATCTGCGTTATCTGATTTACTATCTGATGCGCTACGGTATCGGGGAGATGAAGTTCTTTAATGCCTATCATTATCGGGCAGCTTATCGCTGGTATTTGCAGTCCTTGATGCTGAGCTCGACTTGA
- a CDS encoding NAD-dependent epimerase/dehydratase family protein, with protein sequence MKNSIIDEDIKHLVSSSSILEMLNKETFLITGATGLLGNQIVRTLLEVNRQKNVQIRVLAVVRNIQKAYKQFSDLLENSSLVLLEADILSEINIDEPIDYIIHGASVTDSASFVTTPVDTIRTAMTGTENMLELARKHPIKGFLYLSSLEVYGITDPDLDTILETDSGYLDSMSVRSSYSESKRMAECLCVAYLKQYQVPIRVARLTQTFGPGVSYLDNRVFAQFARSVIEGKDIVLRTLGETVRSYCYTMDAVNALFYILLKGISGEAYNVANKTTAISIRNMAELVLELDRQNKAKLIFDIVENPEQIGYNPVMKIRLDTSKLESLGWKAEVGLADMYRRLISSMKSQCL encoded by the coding sequence ATGAAGAATAGTATTATAGATGAAGATATTAAACACCTCGTAAGTAGTAGTTCTATTTTAGAGATGTTGAATAAAGAAACCTTTTTAATCACAGGTGCAACTGGTTTACTCGGTAATCAGATTGTTCGAACATTACTAGAAGTAAATCGTCAAAAGAATGTTCAAATAAGAGTTTTAGCAGTAGTTAGAAATATACAAAAGGCTTACAAGCAGTTTTCCGATCTCTTAGAGAACTCTTCTTTAGTTCTTCTTGAAGCAGATATTTTATCTGAAATTAATATTGATGAACCAATTGACTATATTATTCATGGTGCGAGTGTGACTGACTCAGCTTCTTTTGTAACAACTCCAGTAGATACAATTCGAACAGCAATGACTGGCACGGAAAATATGTTGGAACTTGCACGTAAACATCCGATAAAGGGATTTCTATATCTCTCTTCTTTAGAAGTATATGGTATTACAGATCCTGACTTAGACACTATTTTAGAAACGGATAGTGGTTACCTTGACTCTATGAGTGTACGTAGTAGTTATTCTGAAAGTAAGAGGATGGCAGAGTGTCTATGTGTTGCGTATTTGAAGCAATATCAAGTCCCTATCCGTGTTGCTAGATTAACTCAAACGTTTGGACCAGGAGTATCCTATCTAGATAATCGAGTATTTGCTCAGTTTGCACGCTCTGTCATTGAGGGTAAAGATATTGTTCTCAGAACCTTAGGGGAAACCGTACGTAGTTATTGTTATACAATGGATGCTGTAAATGCTCTGTTTTATATTTTACTAAAAGGGATATCTGGAGAGGCCTATAATGTAGCTAATAAAACGACTGCGATTTCTATTAGGAATATGGCAGAGTTGGTACTAGAGTTAGATAGGCAGAACAAGGCAAAATTAATTTTTGATATTGTAGAAAATCCAGAACAGATAGGTTACAACCCTGTGATGAAGATTCGCTTAGATACATCTAAGTTAGAGAGTTTAGGCTGGAAAGCAGAAGTTGGCCTCGCAGACATGTATCGGAGATTAATTAGTAGTATGAAATCACAATGTTTATAA
- a CDS encoding IspD/TarI family cytidylyltransferase — translation MTISGLIFAGGTGTRMNTKTLPKQFLELHGKPIIIHTLEHFEKNPQIEDIVVVCVDGWIDYLKDLLIKFHIKKVKDIVSGGETGQMSIFNGLAALRKTHQKEDDYVLIHDGVRPLIDQELINKNISTVKTFGTAITVKPVIETVIQVDDENIIKNVIDRTSCQTAVAPQTFPLNKIYDLHLKAQDKGLFDMTDSATLARHFGLSLHTVMGGSENIKITTPSDFYIFRAIYEARENQQIFG, via the coding sequence ATGACTATTTCAGGTTTGATATTCGCTGGTGGAACAGGTACTCGTATGAATACCAAAACTTTACCCAAACAATTTTTAGAACTGCATGGTAAACCTATTATTATTCATACATTGGAGCATTTTGAAAAAAATCCTCAAATTGAAGATATTGTTGTAGTCTGTGTAGATGGGTGGATAGATTATTTGAAAGATTTGTTGATAAAGTTCCATATAAAAAAGGTCAAAGATATCGTTTCTGGAGGAGAAACGGGACAAATGTCCATCTTCAATGGGCTAGCAGCCTTGCGAAAAACACATCAAAAAGAGGATGATTATGTACTAATTCATGATGGTGTGCGTCCATTGATTGATCAAGAATTAATTAATAAAAATATTTCAACAGTTAAAACTTTTGGAACTGCTATTACAGTGAAACCAGTAATTGAAACTGTAATCCAAGTAGATGATGAAAATATAATTAAAAACGTGATTGATCGTACTTCTTGTCAGACAGCAGTTGCACCACAGACTTTTCCTTTAAATAAAATCTATGATTTGCATCTAAAAGCACAAGATAAAGGATTGTTTGATATGACAGATTCCGCAACTTTGGCGCGTCACTTTGGTTTATCATTACACACGGTAATGGGTGGAAGTGAGAATATAAAAATTACAACCCCGTCTGATTTTTATATTTTTAGAGCAATTTATGAAGCAAGAGAAAATCAACAAATTTTTGGATAA
- a CDS encoding O-antigen polymerase, protein MFAIRMAKKDYANPGFIYLAVWLIASISTALYSLKWGEDLSLITIIIILIGNTSFLIGVLLSSGLISEVNPSKKLTRSRVNTICILIVILFFIFAVKTIYMELVYLATQSKQVLSSPFKTIELARHMTTNYDFSMSRLSLNLLRINFSVGIVFFYFFCESLFSGKDTIIYRGKLLLISLIALGISLLSTGRTEMLGLISGYAVLYILFYSKYYSWNDIYYSKKLFRTLLTIGLVFILLFVVVGAFVLNRIDNQSRLGFLDNLIKYMGSPIQAFDYFLKNSYLYGKNQIFGENTLISVYGTLKSLGLSHHNLTPFLPVVNFNGDKTNVYTTYYYFIKDFGYFSILIIQLLYGFFFGSFYYSIKRKLFTPVKVIIFALFAYPLVISFFQETLLSLLTTHINRIIYALIIYSFIKLMSRVKFKIRERKI, encoded by the coding sequence ATGTTTGCAATAAGGATGGCCAAAAAAGACTATGCTAACCCAGGATTTATATATTTAGCAGTTTGGTTGATAGCGAGTATTTCAACTGCACTTTACTCTTTAAAATGGGGAGAAGATCTTTCTTTAATAACAATCATTATAATTCTTATTGGTAATACTAGTTTTTTAATAGGAGTGTTACTGTCATCAGGATTAATTTCAGAGGTTAATCCCTCTAAAAAATTAACACGTAGTCGAGTGAATACCATCTGTATTCTTATAGTGATTTTATTTTTTATATTTGCAGTGAAAACAATTTATATGGAATTGGTTTATTTAGCTACTCAGAGTAAACAAGTGCTTAGTAGTCCTTTTAAAACCATTGAGTTGGCTCGACACATGACGACAAATTATGACTTTTCCATGAGCCGTTTAAGTTTAAATCTATTACGAATAAACTTCTCAGTAGGAATTGTTTTCTTCTACTTTTTCTGTGAATCGCTTTTTTCAGGAAAGGATACTATTATTTATAGAGGGAAATTATTATTAATAAGCTTGATAGCTTTGGGAATTTCTCTTTTGTCGACTGGTAGAACTGAAATGTTAGGACTTATTTCAGGCTATGCCGTGCTTTATATTCTATTTTATTCAAAATATTACTCTTGGAATGATATATATTATAGCAAAAAATTATTTAGAACATTATTGACTATCGGTTTAGTTTTTATTTTATTGTTTGTAGTAGTTGGTGCTTTTGTTTTAAATCGTATAGATAATCAATCGAGACTAGGTTTTTTAGATAATCTTATTAAATATATGGGTTCTCCCATCCAAGCCTTTGATTATTTTTTGAAAAATTCTTATTTATATGGGAAAAATCAAATATTTGGGGAGAATACGTTAATTTCCGTTTATGGAACTTTAAAATCATTAGGATTATCTCACCATAATTTAACCCCATTTTTACCTGTTGTAAATTTTAATGGTGACAAAACAAATGTTTACACTACTTATTATTATTTTATTAAAGATTTTGGTTATTTTTCTATCCTAATTATACAGCTTTTATATGGGTTTTTCTTTGGTAGTTTTTATTATTCTATAAAGAGGAAATTGTTCACACCCGTGAAAGTCATTATCTTTGCACTCTTTGCCTATCCGTTAGTCATTTCATTTTTTCAAGAAACTTTACTGTCATTATTGACAACTCATATTAATCGGATTATTTATGCTTTAATTATCTATTCCTTCATTAAGTTGATGAGTAGAGTAAAATTTAAAATCAGAGAAAGGAAGATTTAA
- a CDS encoding LicD family protein — protein MRSTSKIEWELALSERFNPMYQKISDEKLKALQAAYLGMYRQFDKVCQEYGLVSYMVAGTLIGALRHGGFIPWDDDIDLVMFREDYNRLKEVFVDNEYFELISPEDTKDHVFKVMKLQSKSLSYFDVLGEGFSRENHLYLDMLPIDFVPENNILRNMKGLLFRMLDLSHNSSRCYKKFTPHLTYMSQKSKELKRNLWIRRIVGFPSYIIGPSNMYKLMEWLVRSNKKTSKITIAYGVKGYLGETVAYETFFPAKKYLFEGFEFDGPNDADCYLTNRYGDYMALPDKKEQMERHVRLKDNWRDLVERK, from the coding sequence ATGCGAAGTACAAGTAAAATTGAATGGGAATTGGCTTTAAGTGAACGCTTTAATCCAATGTATCAAAAAATTTCAGATGAGAAATTAAAGGCGTTACAAGCTGCCTATTTAGGAATGTATAGGCAGTTTGATAAGGTTTGTCAAGAGTATGGATTAGTTTCCTACATGGTAGCAGGTACCCTTATAGGTGCATTGCGACATGGTGGTTTTATTCCTTGGGATGATGATATTGATTTGGTTATGTTTCGTGAAGATTATAATCGTTTGAAAGAAGTTTTTGTAGACAATGAATATTTTGAACTAATTTCTCCAGAAGATACTAAAGATCATGTTTTTAAAGTGATGAAGTTACAAAGTAAATCCTTGAGTTACTTTGATGTTCTAGGAGAAGGATTTAGTCGTGAAAATCATCTTTATCTAGATATGCTTCCTATTGATTTTGTGCCTGAGAATAACATACTTCGTAATATGAAAGGCTTGCTTTTCCGAATGTTGGATTTGTCACATAATAGTTCTCGCTGTTATAAAAAGTTTACGCCTCATTTAACTTATATGTCCCAAAAATCTAAGGAACTCAAAAGAAATCTTTGGATTCGACGAATTGTAGGTTTTCCTTCCTACATTATTGGCCCTTCTAATATGTATAAGTTGATGGAATGGCTAGTACGATCGAATAAGAAGACCTCGAAAATTACGATTGCTTATGGGGTTAAAGGTTATTTAGGAGAGACAGTGGCTTATGAAACATTTTTTCCAGCAAAGAAGTACTTATTTGAAGGTTTCGAATTTGACGGACCGAATGATGCCGATTGTTATTTAACAAATCGTTATGGAGATTATATGGCACTTCCTGATAAAAAAGAGCAGATGGAGCGTCATGTAAGACTAAAAGATAATTGGAGAGATTTGGTAGAGAGAAAATAA
- a CDS encoding glycosyltransferase — MISILMATYNGRKFIEQQLDSIRLQYLAPDAVIICDDASSDGTYEFIQHYINKYELSTWQVSQNEENLGHFNTFLHLVTQVQEGLVFFSDQDDIWLPDKVSTLSPYLLDPSVAMAYNQSEIIDQYNKVIERPSLCGHSQVKELGFLLKKWPSGYQTAFRGEVLKDILDKSYQELPGFDYHDVLFGMLAPLYGQVIAVDKILDQHRIHFSNVTQSIDSKSFNKTRQSRIDYLEKVLARYQSVKRIVLKLKRQDQEDIVNEAIQLTQWRIKFLQCRKPSVMWYLLKNKHLYAGEKDLVSDIVYAFSLNRWAMWLLKIIKR, encoded by the coding sequence ATGATTAGTATTTTAATGGCAACTTATAACGGAAGGAAGTTTATTGAACAACAATTAGATTCTATTCGGCTTCAGTATTTGGCACCAGATGCAGTGATTATCTGTGATGATGCTTCTTCAGATGGTACCTATGAATTTATTCAGCATTATATTAATAAATATGAGCTATCAACTTGGCAAGTTAGTCAAAATGAAGAGAATCTTGGACATTTTAATACTTTTTTACATCTAGTCACTCAGGTTCAGGAGGGGCTCGTCTTTTTTTCTGATCAAGATGATATTTGGCTTCCAGATAAAGTCTCGACGCTATCTCCGTACTTGCTAGATCCTAGCGTAGCTATGGCTTACAACCAATCAGAAATCATTGACCAATATAATAAAGTAATTGAGAGGCCTTCATTATGTGGTCATAGTCAGGTTAAAGAGCTGGGCTTTCTCTTGAAAAAATGGCCTTCAGGCTACCAGACAGCTTTTAGGGGGGAAGTCTTGAAAGATATCTTAGATAAATCTTATCAAGAACTTCCTGGATTTGACTATCATGATGTTCTATTTGGGATGTTAGCTCCCCTATATGGGCAAGTCATCGCAGTGGACAAAATTTTAGATCAGCACAGAATTCATTTTAGCAATGTAACACAATCAATAGATAGCAAAAGCTTTAATAAAACTCGTCAGTCTAGAATCGACTATTTGGAGAAAGTGTTAGCACGTTATCAATCTGTTAAACGAATAGTTCTAAAACTAAAGAGGCAAGATCAGGAAGATATAGTAAATGAGGCTATACAGCTGACGCAATGGCGGATTAAATTTTTACAGTGTAGAAAACCATCTGTTATGTGGTATTTGCTAAAGAATAAACATTTGTATGCAGGAGAAAAGGACTTAGTCAGTGATATTGTGTATGCTTTTTCTTTGAATAGGTGGGCAATGTGGTTGTTAAAAATAATTAAAAGGTAA